Proteins found in one Exiguobacterium sp. 9-2 genomic segment:
- the accB gene encoding acetyl-CoA carboxylase biotin carboxyl carrier protein, which produces MKIDQLKQVLEMLDQSSVNELTLETDTYKLELKKQGETVTVSHQAPAAPVATPAPVKQTAAPVEEEAVADDTITINALMVGTFYSRPNPDKPAYVKVGDQIEVGQVVCVLEAMKLFNNLNSEVSGTVVEILVADGDLVEFGQPLFRIRP; this is translated from the coding sequence ATGAAAATCGATCAGTTGAAACAAGTACTCGAAATGCTCGATCAGTCGAGTGTAAACGAACTCACACTTGAGACGGATACGTATAAATTGGAGTTAAAGAAACAAGGAGAGACGGTAACGGTCTCACACCAAGCACCCGCTGCACCGGTAGCAACACCTGCTCCTGTGAAACAAACAGCAGCACCTGTTGAAGAAGAAGCAGTCGCTGACGATACGATCACAATCAATGCGTTAATGGTCGGGACGTTCTATTCTCGTCCAAATCCGGATAAACCGGCATACGTCAAAGTCGGGGATCAGATCGAAGTCGGTCAAGTCGTTTGTGTCCTTGAAGCAATGAAACTCTTCAATAACTTAAACTCGGAAGTATCTGGAACGGTCGTCGAGATTCTTGTCGCCGATGGAGATCTCGTTGAATTTGGTCAACCACTCTTCCGGATCCGTCCGTAA